DNA from Delphinus delphis chromosome 8, mDelDel1.2, whole genome shotgun sequence:
GGGGATTTTGGGAGCCTCCACTTCCCAGAGACTCCTTTCCGGTTAGAAACCAAATATAGTCTAAAAGACTATACAGTGGAACCTAATCTCCCCAACCTTTCTTATACTTAATGCATACAAGGCCCTTTTCTATAAAAGTTCTACCATTACCATAATCAGAAACAGTCAGAGGATCACAAAAAACCTGTCAGGGGTAAGTCACAGAGCTTAAGAAATCTTACAGGTCTTTAGGCTCAGGGTGCCAACCtgaattcctccttccttctaTGAAGTGGTAACTGGACCAAAGGAGCAAGATTTTAAAGTGCACTGAAAAGGATAAGGGATAAGCAAGTTTTAAGCTAGCCAAACCTGCTGGTACTGCATAGCAAGGATTGCATATAAGAAGCTGGTACTGGGCAACGGTGTTCATCTACATGACATCTATATGACTCTGGCCCCTGACCCTGAGTTCCTCCTTTATTCTTGAATTCACCTAGTTCCTGTCCCTTACCTTTGTCTCTAATCTTCAGCCCTAAACTCAACTGCTGTCCCTTTCAGCAGATGGTGCTTCTTGATTTTACTCTTCGAAGTCCTCTATGTGGCTTGTCTGTGTTTAGATGTTTCCTCTGGCTCCATTTGTTTTAGACCAATCGTCAGAAGCCCACCTTAACTCTGATCCTGGTAGAACAGCCCAAGATGGAATTGGGCATATACGAAGAATGTATGaacaaatgtttataaaaagtGAACGAAATGAAGCATTTAATGCAAAAGGTTACAGCGGGCTGGAGCTGGCTGGTACTGGCTCATGAGAGCCAGTTGTTAggttttcaggaattttgcaagtcagttgttaaacattgatcaccattattaaaaattaagttatctaaacttacaattaaataaattatactaaATTAAAGGGAATGCATAAGTAAAACTCATCAGTTCTTAATTATTTTGCTACATTTTACTATATTCTATGCTTTAGTGGTCATCTGTGTCTAATGTATCTGTATGATAGGAATGCTATATAATGATGTGTCGTTGCCCATGTCATTCTAACTCTGCACTCAATGGCATCAGCCATGGTGAGAGTATTTACcccatggaaatcagcaaatgtTAGAAAGGGGGTTCTTTCCTCCCCTCAAGCCTACTGTTGAATGCTTACCAGCACAGCACTGCAATAGGGTGCCAATGTCTTTCAGAAGTGGGTACTGAAGACAAAAGCATGGGGAAGGGGGAATATTTGCAGTTACTTCCCCAGAATCTATTCTCATGCTGTCCCCTTGTTAAGCAGGTTCCTGTTTCCCAACTATATAGTTTTCATGGTAACTTGCATTCGGCTACAGAACTGGGTTTATTGTCTTAAGCCCAGTGGCTATCCCAAACTTCTGACTATGATCAGCCTGGTTCAAGGACGGATTCATCTTCTAAATCAGTCCAACTGTAGCCACTGAGGCTGATCTGAAGGACCTGTATTTGAGCTACCAGAAAATCTAACCTGCCATTCCTGCTAGACATGAACAAAGAAGTCTGTAACCCCAGAAGACACTGGTAGCCATCTTGGAACCACAAATGAAAGAGACTGCCCAAGAATGAATATAAACTGAAGAAGTAGAATGAAAAAATGGTAAGAGAAAAACTAGATTCTGGGCAGGTTTGGGTTGAAAACAATCTAATCTTAGACTTTCTGTAAGTCAAGGAATTTCCTTTGCCTTTAGTCTGATTAAATTGGACCTTCAGTTACTTGCACCAGAATGATTCCTTCCAGCTTCGTGACATGCAGTTTGTCTTTTAAAGGAGGTAACTGCAGGAAAAAGCAAATAccgtgtgtgtatatacacgtCTGACTCTTCAACCAAAGAGCAAGCTCTTTGGAGGCTGTAACTTTTTATTGCACACATTTGTATCTGTAGCTAACTTAACACTGTGCCCTGCACATAGTAGGGGGCAAGTAGTAGTAAGTGCTTAAAATAGGCTTGTTTAGTTGAATTGGTTAGCAAGTCAGAGAAGGGATTGTGCAAGAAGTAGAGTGAATCAGAGTAAATTCTGCTTGCTTTTCTTGGCTGACTGGCCAATTTGAATCCATCTGTTGTCATTTGTCAAGGTGCCAGGGGAAAAGGAATGAAGCAATATGGTTCTTGAGTCCAAGAGTCCTGTCTCTTAAATGGAGAAAGTTGGAGTTTTCTGCTGAAACACAGTGAAAATGTCATAGTCTTTAGTTAGCATAAACCCTAAGAAAACTCATGTGACCTACGTTTTCACGATGCCAAGTCTctggataaaaattaaaatgtgtggtCAACACGCTCCTCAAAATCTATGCATGTGGCATCACATCAACAAATATCCAATTACTTAACTGGACTTCTCACTGTCTAGCCAGGGTTGTTTATGTCATTGAAAGTGATGGCAGCAAGTATGGCACTGTGGCGCTAAATGACACCAGTGCCTTATGATTCTGAGAGGGAGATAAGCATAAACACAGGCAAATCACATGAGTGTTTCAGGTACATTTCaaggcagaaagaggaaataaccatagAAATAGGGACGCTGCCTCTGTTTTCCGACTCCTTCCCTGTCTTCTCCTCCACTCCCCTATTTGACATACaatatctcttatttatttatattaattttctttccacgtcccagaatgtgagctccaggaaggcaaggatttctctctatttttgttcactgctctttCTGTGAACAAAATAGACTCTGGCGAATgctaaatgctcaataaacatttgatgaaCAAATGAGATGGCCTGAAGGATGGCAATATGCTAAGCAATTCATAAATCAAAAACTAAGACGGCCTggtgaaaaaaatactttttttctaaattaaattaaaagacgCAGTGACTTAATGAGTACTGGCTGGCTGAACTGCAATCTTTGTGATAACAAATAATTTGTTTAACTTTCTATCCCTTGGGTTCTCCACCCAGAAAACTGGAGATAACAGTGCCAGTCCCATATTCTTCAAAAACTTTTAAGTGTCCCAAAAGAGGCAATAGCTGTAAAGGTGTTAGGTTAAAGATGCAATGGAGGAGCTTAGCAAGGATGGGCTTTCATGAAATTAAACAATTATCTCAGTTGCCCATTGACTTATTAAACTGGCAAAATTCATTTATCAGCTTTTGTTCCTATACATACTTGCAACCATACGTTAATCAGTTTTCTATATTCCTATTTATACCAAAGTATTAAAGTTATTGTAACTTTAATTAACCATTTCCAAACAAAACTGCAATTTCATACActtcaaattttcctttaaagCCATAAACTTTTTAATGCTAAAAATAGACATACCTACCGAATGCAAactaactgacatttattttattgttttggaaacaattttaaatagTGAAATGGCATTTCTCCAGGGTAATTACCCTTCCTCCCGATTCGTTAATAGCAAAACAGTCTGTCTGTTATGGGAATTCTATTtatcctcttcccattttctccttTAAGCTAAATTCTATTTTCCGGGGTCTCCTTACCAATCCTCAAAAAGAGACCCTGTACCTTTAATAGCACAGACCTGGTGAGAGGTTTCTTTCCAAACTTGTTCCCTGGCTTCCAAGTGACGAAACCAGCTGTAATTTGAGAGCAAAGAGATCCTCAGGATATCATTAGCCAAAGGAAAAGCTCCGCATTCCCACCCAGTCCAGGAGTTGAAATAGTATCAGAGGGCAAGAACCTTTCTCTCCAGCTACAGGCTCCATTTCCCAAGGAGCGAGGGGTAACTCAGAGAGCCAGAGTAGGGCAACGGAGCCAGCCAGCGTCCAGCCAGAGAGCTGCAGCAGGGGTTCCCCACCCGTGCCGGGATCCCGTCTGGAAGGAGCCGGCTGAGTTCCAGCCACCCGAGCGAGCGCAGGAGCTCAGAGCGAGGGTGCATCCTGGGCTGCGGGCGCGGCGGCTGCTACCCAGGCTCTGGTGCCGCAGCCACATGAAGCCAGTTGGGGAGGGGGTGCCAGGGTGCAGCGAGGCTACTGGGACTGAGGCTGACGCCGTCTCAGGGGGGCGCTGACTCCCTAGGGGACCCCCTTCCTCGCGCCTGGGCGAAAAGTCTTCTCCTAGGGGTCCCCGGTCATCCTGAATATCCAGGATGGTGTTCATGAAGTTCCTCTGGATGGGTTTTCTGTGCCACCTGTGTCAGGGCTATTTCGATGGCCCTCTCTATCCAGAGATGTCCAATGGGTCTCTGCACCACTACTTTGTGCCCGACGGGGATTACGAGGAGAACGATGACCCCGAGAAGTGCCAGCTGCTCTTCAGGGTGAGTGACCAACGGCGCTGCTCTCAAGGGGAGGGGAGCCCAGCCAGCAGTCTGCTGAGCCTCACCCTGCGGGAGGAATTCACCGTGCTGGGCCGCCAGGTGGAGGACGCGGGACGCGTGCTGGAGGGCATCAGTAAGAGCATCTCCTACGACCTAGACGGGGAGCAGAGCTACGGCAAGTATCTGCGGCGGGAGTCCCACCAGATCGGGGATGCCTACTCCAACTCGGACAAGTCTCTCACTGAGCTGGAAAGCAAGTTCAAGCAGGGCCAGGAACAGGACAGCCGGCAAGAGAGC
Protein-coding regions in this window:
- the FIBIN gene encoding fin bud initiation factor homolog; amino-acid sequence: MVFMKFLWMGFLCHLCQGYFDGPLYPEMSNGSLHHYFVPDGDYEENDDPEKCQLLFRVSDQRRCSQGEGSPASSLLSLTLREEFTVLGRQVEDAGRVLEGISKSISYDLDGEQSYGKYLRRESHQIGDAYSNSDKSLTELESKFKQGQEQDSRQESRLNEDFLGMLVHTRSLLKETLDISVGLRDKYELLALTIRSHGTRLGRLKNDYLKV